From the genome of Vibrio spartinae:
TTATGCATAATATAATCATCTGCCGCAACCTGACGCACCCGAACCAAATCAGACAGCGGATACGCGATCCCATCCTGACTGGTAACGCGCATCTCAAGCAACTGGGACAGATTTGCCTTATCGCCTTCAGTTGCCTGAAGCTGAATCGGGACCGGATACTTACTATAATCGGTATGCAGATAACTGACAGGCTGCCCGCCAATGGCGGTGGTCAGCGCTTGCACAATCGATGCGTAAGGAACCTGAACAAGCGCAGCTTTATGACGATCAATCCGCACCTGCCACTGTTGATGAGGTTCCGGCAGATAAATATCGACATCGACGATATCGGCACTGGTCTGGAATAAGTGACGGATCTGTCTCGCAGCCTGCGAACGGACCTCAGCCGTCGGCCCATAAACTTCAGCTAAAATCGGAGACCAGACCGGCGGGCCCGGTGGCACTTCGACCACTTTCACTTTTCCGCCAAATACGCTGGCAACAGCCACTAATTTTGGCCGTATTTCGCCGGCAATCTGATGGCTGTCTTTATCCCGATCGCCCTTCGCCAGCAAATTCACCTGAATATCCCCCTGATAAGGGCTAGAGCGAGTAAAGTAATGTCGAACCAGACCATTAAAGTTCATTGGTGCAGCCGTACCGGCATAAATTTGGTAGTCATGCACTTCAGGTGACTGATCAAGTACGGCCGCCATCTCAAACAACACCCGCTGCATGCGTTCTAACGACGTATCATCCGGCATATCCAGTATCACCTGAAATTCAGATTTATTATCAAACGGCAACATTTTCAGGACGACAGCCTGATAGACAGGTAGCAACAGAGACCCGATAATCAGCATCACAATACCGCAACCGAGCAACCAGCGATTACGCCGCTGTTGGGGCGATAGAACAAATGGTGCCATGATTCGCTGCACAATCGCCTGATTCGGTTCTTTTGACTCTTTTGACTGCTGATGAGGCCGATCACGCAGTAATTTCACCGCTAACCAAGGGGTTAACACAAAAGCGACGGCCAGCGAGATAAACATCCCCATCGAGGCATTGATCGGAATCGGACTCATGTACGGCCCCATTAATCCGGTGACAAACGCCATCGGTAATAGCGCAGCGATTACCGTAAAGGTCGCCAAAATTGTCGGCCCCCCGACTTCATCGACAGCATAAGGCAGCGAAAATTGCCGACCTTTTAATGACATATGTCGATGAATATTTTCCACGACCACTATGGCATCATCCACCAGAATGCCGATGGAAAAGATCAACGCAAACAAAGAGACGCGGTTAATAGTGAACCCCCATGCCCATGAGGCAAACAGCGTCATCATTAAGGTAATCATCACCGCGATACCAACGACAATGGCTTCTCGCCATCCCATCGTAATCAGTACAAGAATCACCACAGCACAGGTTGCAAACATCAATTTACCGATCAGTGTATGGCTCTTCTCCGCTGCGGTATTGCCATAGTTGCGCGTCACATCGACTTTCACATTCGCGGGGATCAACTGGTTTTCAAGTCCCTGTAATCGCGTTTCAACATCCTGGGCAACCGTCACCGCATTTTCTCCGGCCTTTTTAGCAATGGCGATAGTGACCGCGGGGACTAAATTGGATTTATCACTGGTCCAAACATGCTGAGTCGGCGTATTGGCACCTAAAGTCACGGTCGCAATATCACTGAGGTAGACCGGCGCCTGATGATGCATACCGACCAAGAGTTGCTTAACATCTGACACGCGATGGAGAAACTGCCCGATTCGGACCGGAATCGCTTGATTATGATCCGTGATGATCAACTGCGGCGAATGGACGTTTGCAGACTGAAATACCTGATTCAGTTGATCAATGGTGATGCCAAAACTATTCATCCGTACCGGATCGAGCCGGACATCAACAATCATGTCATGTCCCCCGACGGTATAAATATCCCGTGTTCCGTCAATCGTTTTCAGCGTTGTTTCAAGGCCATGAGCCACTTCTGTCAATTGCTGTTGAGTCATCTGACCGTCTGGATTACTCAGGGTAAGGCTGACAATTGGCACATCTTCAATACCTCGCGGTTTAATCACCGGCTCACCGACACCCACGCCGCTCGGCATCCAATCTTTATTCGAATACAGTTTATTATAGGTTCGCACCACTGCATCATTGCGCGAGACACCCACTTTGAAAATCGCAACAATCAGGGCCCCGTCCGGCTGTGAAAAAGAATAGATATTATCAATTCCCTGAATCTCCGAGACTATTTGCTCTGCCGGGTTGGTGACCAAATGTTCAACTTCGGCCGGAGAAGCACCGGGAAAAGGGATATAAATGTCGGCAAAAGTCACATCAATTTGGGGCTCTTCCTCTTTCGGTGTCACCAGCACAGCAAACACGCCCATGAGTAAACCAACCAATGCTAACAGAGGGGTAATTGCCGAGTGTTGAAACAGTGCAGCAATACGCCCGGAGATGCCCAGTTTTTTTTCCATTATACGCCCCTCCTACTGTGCATCGATTGGAAACACATGGGTCACAATCTGATCCCCGATTTCCAGTCCGGATAAAATTTCAACCGAGTCACCATAATCCTGCCCGAGCCGGACTGGATTCAGTCGCTGTGCTTTTCCTTCGCCCTTCACGCGCAACACCGCACTGAGCTCTCCTCGTCGGATCACCGCAGTTTTCGGCACCAGCACAACTTGTCTGTCCCCAGTATGGAATGAGGCTTTCACCCACATCCCCGGTGCAAGTTCAGCGTCACTTGTCTCAGGCAATCTCAAGCGCATCGTAAACGTATGGGATTGCGGATCTGCATAACGGAATAACGTATATTGGCTGGGTTGTAGAATGTGTCCGTCCGGCAATTCAATCGAAAACT
Proteins encoded in this window:
- a CDS encoding efflux RND transporter permease subunit, producing the protein MEKKLGISGRIAALFQHSAITPLLALVGLLMGVFAVLVTPKEEEPQIDVTFADIYIPFPGASPAEVEHLVTNPAEQIVSEIQGIDNIYSFSQPDGALIVAIFKVGVSRNDAVVRTYNKLYSNKDWMPSGVGVGEPVIKPRGIEDVPIVSLTLSNPDGQMTQQQLTEVAHGLETTLKTIDGTRDIYTVGGHDMIVDVRLDPVRMNSFGITIDQLNQVFQSANVHSPQLIITDHNQAIPVRIGQFLHRVSDVKQLLVGMHHQAPVYLSDIATVTLGANTPTQHVWTSDKSNLVPAVTIAIAKKAGENAVTVAQDVETRLQGLENQLIPANVKVDVTRNYGNTAAEKSHTLIGKLMFATCAVVILVLITMGWREAIVVGIAVMITLMMTLFASWAWGFTINRVSLFALIFSIGILVDDAIVVVENIHRHMSLKGRQFSLPYAVDEVGGPTILATFTVIAALLPMAFVTGLMGPYMSPIPINASMGMFISLAVAFVLTPWLAVKLLRDRPHQQSKESKEPNQAIVQRIMAPFVLSPQQRRNRWLLGCGIVMLIIGSLLLPVYQAVVLKMLPFDNKSEFQVILDMPDDTSLERMQRVLFEMAAVLDQSPEVHDYQIYAGTAAPMNFNGLVRHYFTRSSPYQGDIQVNLLAKGDRDKDSHQIAGEIRPKLVAVASVFGGKVKVVEVPPGPPVWSPILAEVYGPTAEVRSQAARQIRHLFQTSADIVDVDIYLPEPHQQWQVRIDRHKAALVQVPYASIVQALTTAIGGQPVSYLHTDYSKYPVPIQLQATEGDKANLSQLLEMRVTSQDGIAYPLSDLVRVRQVAADDYIMHKNLVPMVMVVGDMSGRTDSPLYGMFEIASRMKTLPFPVEQNYINQPSGLSQVSVLWDGEWKITYETFRDMGIAYAVGMILIYLLVVAHFKSYLTPLIIMSPIPLTMIGVMPGHALLHAQFTATSMIGMIALAGIIVRNSILLVDFIRQEHQQGMAFSEAVINSVRVRAKPILLTALAAMIGSLFILDDPIFNGLAISLIFGVFVSTLLTLIVIPVLYFAVMKNRFE